A region of Caldicoprobacter guelmensis DNA encodes the following proteins:
- a CDS encoding LysM peptidoglycan-binding domain-containing protein: MSRQIRIKSKTRFCLFLTAITALFILLLAAVWNGGKAASEVDWIEVEVVEGDTLWHIAKRTLPPHTDIREYIRQIREVNGLKTCNIRVGQKLFVPVY, encoded by the coding sequence GTGTCAAGGCAGATCAGGATCAAATCTAAAACCAGGTTTTGCCTATTTCTGACAGCAATCACTGCTCTTTTTATTTTACTTCTAGCAGCTGTATGGAACGGAGGAAAAGCCGCCAGCGAGGTGGATTGGATAGAGGTAGAGGTAGTGGAGGGAGACACCTTATGGCACATTGCCAAGCGCACCCTGCCGCCACATACCGATATTCGGGAATACATACGCCAGATAAGGGAAGTAAACGGACTTAAAACCTGCAATATAAGAGTAGGACAAAAGTTATTTGTACCTGTATATTAA
- the miaA gene encoding tRNA (adenosine(37)-N6)-dimethylallyltransferase MiaA — protein MDKKPLVVIVGPTAVGKTKLSIDLAKALNGEIVSADSMQIYRYMDIGTAKPTPEERQGIPHHMIDVIDPDQEFSVAEYQRLATKAIDDIHRRNKLPIVVGGTGLYIKSLLYPMNFTDASYDPELRKQLQHEAEVMGKEYLHKKLQAVDPKTAARLHPNDVRRVIRALEVYHLTGKPMSEYNQELEKMGYRYNVAMIGLTMDRAKLYERINQRVDQMIQKGLLCEVKRLLDKGYTRDMISMQGLGYKELIDYFQGKISLEEAIYVLKRETRRYAKRQLTWFRAQKDIEWINVDELESYQALVEQCLAYIKEKLNINFQNHLLNS, from the coding sequence ATGGATAAAAAGCCTTTGGTAGTAATAGTAGGACCAACTGCTGTAGGAAAGACCAAATTGTCAATTGACCTTGCCAAGGCCTTGAACGGCGAGATAGTATCGGCCGATTCTATGCAAATATACAGGTATATGGATATAGGTACTGCCAAGCCTACACCTGAAGAGCGACAGGGGATTCCTCACCACATGATAGATGTCATAGACCCCGACCAGGAGTTCAGCGTGGCTGAGTATCAAAGATTGGCTACCAAGGCAATAGATGATATACACCGCAGAAACAAGTTGCCCATCGTAGTGGGAGGAACGGGCTTGTATATTAAATCCCTGTTATATCCTATGAATTTTACCGATGCATCCTATGACCCAGAGCTCAGGAAACAGCTCCAGCATGAAGCTGAGGTCATGGGTAAAGAATACCTCCATAAAAAGCTTCAGGCTGTAGACCCCAAAACGGCGGCACGGCTTCACCCTAATGATGTGCGCAGGGTTATCAGGGCTTTGGAAGTATATCATCTTACCGGCAAGCCCATGTCGGAATACAATCAAGAGCTAGAGAAAATGGGTTATAGATACAATGTGGCTATGATAGGGCTTACCATGGACAGGGCAAAGCTGTATGAGAGGATTAATCAGAGAGTGGACCAAATGATACAAAAAGGACTGCTCTGTGAGGTGAAGCGGCTGCTTGACAAGGGCTATACCCGAGACATGATATCCATGCAGGGTTTGGGTTACAAGGAGCTTATTGACTACTTCCAAGGGAAGATATCGCTTGAAGAAGCCATATATGTATTAAAGCGAGAGACGCGCCGGTATGCAAAGCGTCAGCTTACTTGGTTCAGAGCCCAAAAGGATATTGAATGGATAAACGTAGATGAGTTGGAATCCTACCAGGCTCTGGTAGAACAGTGCCTGGCTTATATAAAAGAAAAGTTGAACATAAATTTCCAAAATCATCTTTTAAACAGCTGA
- a CDS encoding YbjQ family protein, whose protein sequence is MIITTTEFVPGYEVVESLGIVTGSTVRAKHIGSDIAALFKNIAGGEIKAYTDLLEQSRKMAIQRMIDEAERLGADAVIGVRFSTSSIMQGAAEILAFGTAVKLAKKEG, encoded by the coding sequence ATGATAATAACTACCACCGAATTTGTGCCGGGGTACGAGGTGGTTGAGTCTCTGGGAATAGTTACCGGCAGCACGGTAAGGGCAAAGCACATCGGTTCGGACATAGCAGCGTTATTTAAGAACATAGCAGGAGGCGAAATAAAAGCATATACTGACCTTCTTGAGCAAAGCAGAAAGATGGCCATACAAAGGATGATAGACGAAGCAGAACGACTAGGAGCAGATGCCGTAATTGGAGTAAGGTTTTCCACATCCAGTATAATGCAAGGCGCTGCCGAAATATTGGCCTTTGGCACAGCCGTCAAATTAGCAAAAAAGGAAGGTTGA
- a CDS encoding ABC transporter permease subunit, translating into MYKELLDMRVRSIFILILVLVLFFIVAPFQNLAVSMLKSMQGDEMLARFGLNSVFIEKLKEWEFFITTQWYGKNFGQVIPIIAIVIAFPLFARERENQTMEFLLTRSSRLKVFYNKCFTGFLVLMFILITAGFLPLIYSIFADKHIDVSLVLKFTFHALVGGAFWYSLTLMFSVISSDHVRPLLTSLGMLALTTVLGQLKPLKFINTFRYILGYSIFESGTIDTVYSLGLISLAALLCFASCRIFIKTDI; encoded by the coding sequence ATGTATAAGGAACTACTTGATATGAGAGTTAGAAGCATATTTATATTGATACTGGTATTAGTCCTGTTCTTTATAGTAGCGCCTTTTCAAAATTTGGCGGTGTCAATGCTAAAAAGCATGCAAGGCGATGAAATGCTGGCCAGATTTGGGCTTAATTCTGTATTTATCGAAAAACTTAAGGAATGGGAATTTTTTATAACCACACAGTGGTACGGCAAGAATTTTGGTCAGGTGATTCCCATTATTGCTATAGTAATTGCGTTTCCCCTTTTTGCGAGGGAACGCGAAAATCAGACCATGGAGTTCTTGCTTACCAGAAGCAGCCGTCTTAAGGTATTTTATAACAAGTGCTTCACCGGCTTCCTAGTTTTGATGTTCATTCTCATAACAGCAGGATTTCTTCCACTCATATACTCCATATTTGCAGATAAGCATATAGATGTATCACTGGTATTAAAGTTTACTTTTCACGCTTTAGTGGGAGGTGCCTTTTGGTACAGCCTGACATTGATGTTTTCAGTCATCTCAAGCGATCACGTAAGACCGCTTTTAACATCCTTGGGTATGCTTGCATTAACTACCGTCCTTGGGCAGCTAAAACCTTTAAAGTTTATAAATACATTTAGATATATTTTAGGTTACAGCATATTTGAATCAGGCACGATCGATACAGTTTATTCTCTAGGGCTTATATCCTTAGCTGCATTACTTTGCTTTGCATCATGCCGTATATTTATCAAAACCGATATTTAA
- a CDS encoding ABC transporter ATP-binding protein, translated as MILQVDNLTKKYREKVAVENVSFTVQPGQIMAIVGPNGAGKTSILKCIAGLRKPTSGKIIINGRFAYMPETKALYDSLTVEQMIKVACSINKDISSKRAFEYIRKFNLPLNQKIGKLSQGMNTQLYLAILFSQDAELYILDEPTWGLDPLVQNAVLEEIRNLQLDNKAVLYTSHILSDVEKVADSVIFLKSGKIVEYGEIDDIKQKYVAYTANTREECNGYVLKSVAGGFVCITTRDRIPQSISPEPVSLDNIFEAIMKDTMFSKEGE; from the coding sequence ATGATCCTTCAAGTTGATAATTTAACAAAAAAATACCGTGAAAAAGTAGCGGTTGAAAATGTTTCATTTACGGTACAGCCTGGACAAATAATGGCCATTGTAGGACCAAACGGAGCAGGAAAGACGTCAATTTTAAAATGTATAGCGGGCTTGAGAAAGCCAACAAGCGGCAAGATTATAATAAACGGTAGGTTTGCGTATATGCCTGAAACCAAGGCGCTGTATGATTCGTTGACAGTTGAACAGATGATAAAGGTGGCTTGCTCGATAAATAAGGATATCTCGAGTAAGAGGGCATTTGAATATATAAGAAAATTCAACCTCCCTTTGAACCAGAAAATCGGCAAACTATCTCAAGGGATGAATACACAGCTTTATCTGGCTATTTTGTTTTCGCAAGATGCCGAACTATACATCCTAGACGAGCCTACATGGGGACTTGACCCGCTGGTCCAAAATGCAGTGCTTGAAGAGATAAGGAACCTTCAACTGGACAACAAGGCAGTGCTATACACTTCTCATATATTAAGCGACGTTGAAAAAGTAGCAGACTCGGTAATTTTCCTTAAAAGTGGCAAAATTGTAGAATACGGAGAAATAGACGATATAAAGCAGAAATACGTTGCTTACACAGCAAACACCCGTGAAGAATGCAATGGCTATGTACTAAAAAGTGTAGCCGGCGGATTTGTATGTATAACTACAAGAGATAGAATACCTCAAAGTATTTCTCCAGAACCGGTATCTTTGGATAATATTTTTGAAGCAATCATGAAAGACACTATGTTTTCAAAGGAAGGTGAATGA
- the hfq gene encoding RNA chaperone Hfq, producing MANKATILLQDAYLNQLRKERIPVTIHLINGFQLKGLIKGFDNFIILFESEGKQMMIYKHAVSTVTPARQVNFASGNNNSAANNAGNTSKEKSNAAESEN from the coding sequence ATGGCAAATAAGGCTACTATTCTCTTGCAAGATGCTTACTTAAACCAGCTGCGCAAAGAACGAATACCTGTCACTATTCACCTGATCAACGGATTCCAGCTCAAAGGGCTGATTAAGGGTTTTGACAATTTCATCATCCTGTTTGAGAGCGAAGGCAAACAGATGATGATATACAAGCATGCGGTTTCGACCGTAACCCCAGCCCGACAGGTTAACTTTGCAAGCGGAAATAACAACAGCGCGGCTAACAACGCTGGGAATACCAGCAAGGAAAAAAGTAATGCTGCTGAATCTGAAAATTAA
- a CDS encoding methionine gamma-lyase family protein: MMLKSMEQLYKDMGIPQKVVKLVQDAHDEIKTAFERIEALREYHQARILKFMNECGVSQRHFYPSTGYGYGDEGRDTLDQLYAAVFGGQDALVRPQWASGTHVISDSLFALTRPGDVILSITGKPYDTLEQVIGLVGKQPAHGSLAEWKVGYKQVDLTPGGSIDIPAVLSMIEDHKIKLVLIQRSRGYSTRPSLSVYHIEKAIQAIKSKRRDVFVVVDNCYGEFTEELEPSHVGADLTVGSLIKNSGGGLAPTGGYAVGTTQAIERLSCRLTCPGVGREVGSYAAPYTPFYQGLFLAPHIVGEALKGTMLMAKVFQQLGYTVSPRWDEPRYDIIQTIQLKGAEELIAFCRAIQSASPVDSRVVPHPWDMPGYQHQVIMAAGTFVQGASIELSADAPLVPPYVVYLQGGLTYEHVKFALVKVLAEMAERGFVKF, encoded by the coding sequence TTGATGCTTAAATCGATGGAGCAGCTGTACAAAGACATGGGCATACCTCAAAAGGTAGTTAAGCTTGTTCAGGATGCCCATGATGAAATAAAAACAGCATTTGAACGGATAGAGGCATTGCGAGAATATCATCAGGCCAGAATTTTAAAGTTTATGAATGAATGTGGAGTCAGCCAGAGGCACTTTTATCCATCCACAGGATACGGGTACGGAGACGAAGGGCGGGATACACTAGATCAGCTGTATGCAGCGGTATTTGGGGGCCAGGACGCTTTAGTGCGCCCACAGTGGGCTTCCGGCACTCATGTAATAAGCGATTCCCTGTTTGCATTGACCAGGCCGGGCGATGTCATCTTATCAATCACCGGCAAGCCATATGATACCCTGGAACAGGTCATTGGCCTAGTAGGGAAGCAGCCAGCTCACGGTTCATTGGCTGAATGGAAGGTGGGCTACAAGCAGGTTGACTTAACGCCCGGAGGGAGTATTGATATACCGGCTGTGTTATCAATGATAGAGGACCACAAGATAAAGCTCGTTTTGATCCAGAGGTCAAGGGGATACAGCACAAGGCCCTCGTTGTCGGTATACCACATTGAAAAGGCTATACAAGCCATAAAGAGCAAAAGAAGAGATGTATTTGTTGTGGTTGACAACTGCTATGGTGAGTTTACCGAGGAACTTGAGCCGAGCCATGTGGGTGCCGACTTAACCGTGGGCTCGCTTATAAAAAACTCTGGAGGAGGATTGGCACCGACAGGGGGTTATGCAGTGGGTACCACCCAAGCCATCGAAAGGCTATCCTGTCGCCTTACCTGCCCAGGAGTGGGGAGGGAAGTGGGGTCATACGCTGCCCCTTATACTCCGTTTTATCAGGGCTTGTTTCTCGCCCCTCATATAGTAGGAGAGGCGCTAAAAGGCACTATGCTTATGGCAAAGGTGTTTCAGCAGCTGGGATATACGGTATCGCCCAGGTGGGATGAGCCGCGATATGACATAATACAAACTATACAGTTGAAGGGCGCTGAAGAACTCATCGCCTTCTGCCGAGCCATACAGTCGGCTTCGCCTGTAGACAGCCGTGTGGTTCCTCACCCCTGGGACATGCCTGGTTACCAGCACCAGGTGATCATGGCAGCCGGCACCTTTGTGCAGGGAGCCTCGATAGAGCTCAGCGCAGATGCCCCTCTTGTACCACCGTATGTGGTATACCTGCAGGGTGGCTTGACTTATGAGCACGTAAAATTTGCACTGGTAAAGGTGCTGGCGGAGATGGCAGAGAGGGGATTTGTTAAATTCTAA
- a CDS encoding GntR family transcriptional regulator produces the protein MWFSISFSSPVPIYVQIVDKLKTLINSGQIKPGEYLPSVRALAQSLGVNMHTVLKAYKVLESEGIVKVERGEGYMVVKTDEKAQREVLDELSKLILKAQMLNVKKSEIISLVNKIYD, from the coding sequence ATGTGGTTTTCGATAAGCTTTTCATCACCCGTACCCATATACGTTCAAATAGTAGATAAGCTTAAAACGCTTATAAACAGTGGGCAGATAAAACCGGGAGAGTACCTGCCTTCAGTAAGGGCTTTGGCCCAGAGCCTGGGAGTAAACATGCATACCGTGTTAAAGGCATATAAAGTGCTTGAAAGCGAGGGGATAGTAAAGGTCGAAAGGGGCGAAGGATACATGGTTGTAAAGACAGACGAGAAAGCCCAACGAGAGGTGCTAGACGAGCTGTCAAAGCTCATATTAAAAGCTCAGATGCTGAACGTTAAAAAATCAGAAATAATATCGCTTGTTAATAAAATTTACGATTAG
- the lexA gene encoding transcriptional repressor LexA encodes MYQNITDKQRKVLEFIKKELKKKGYPPSVREICEGLGIRSTSTVHGYLERLEKNGLIRRDPTKPRAIEILEDTTFLSNKEVVNVPIIGQVTAGKPILAVENIEDTFPIPAEMLPNSNVFMLRVKGESMIEAGILDGDYVIVKQQPHADNGDIVVALIEDEATVKRFYKEKDHVRLQPENRYMDPIIAREVSILGKVIGVIRLFNR; translated from the coding sequence ATGTACCAAAACATCACCGATAAACAGCGAAAAGTACTGGAATTTATAAAAAAAGAATTGAAAAAGAAGGGCTATCCTCCATCTGTGCGCGAGATATGTGAAGGGCTGGGCATAAGGTCAACGTCAACTGTACACGGATATTTAGAGAGGCTAGAGAAAAACGGCCTTATACGAAGGGACCCCACCAAGCCAAGAGCTATAGAGATTCTTGAAGATACCACATTCTTATCAAATAAAGAAGTAGTCAATGTCCCCATAATAGGGCAGGTAACCGCCGGCAAACCCATACTGGCCGTTGAAAACATAGAGGATACCTTCCCCATCCCTGCGGAAATGCTGCCAAACAGCAATGTATTTATGCTAAGGGTCAAAGGCGAGAGCATGATTGAGGCAGGGATTCTGGACGGGGATTATGTGATAGTAAAACAGCAGCCACACGCTGACAATGGGGATATTGTGGTTGCCCTCATAGAGGACGAAGCCACCGTAAAGAGGTTTTATAAAGAAAAGGACCATGTAAGGCTTCAACCCGAAAACCGTTACATGGATCCCATAATAGCACGTGAAGTCAGCATATTGGGAAAAGTTATAGGCGTGATAAGGTTGTTTAATAGATAG